The Argentina anserina chromosome 5, drPotAnse1.1, whole genome shotgun sequence genome includes the window TAGCTTCAGATTTCTTCCTGTTATCAACTTCATTAATTGCATCTTGTAGTTTCCACAGCATCTCCTCACAATGCTTTTTGGAGATAACAAGTTGTTGGTTTAGTTCTTGCAGCTTGATTTCATATTGCTCTTTGATGAACGCAATTCTTAAGGACTCGTGCATAGCAGCTAGTGGCACTTCTAGCTCTCTTTTGTCAGGCATATGGAGACACTCAACACAAGACTTGTCTTTAAGCTCCTTGAAATGGATGGACAAGTTCTTAAACTCCTCTGCCTTCACAACCTGTTGAGCAAGCCTCTGTTTAAGGTCATTGCATTCATTATTATGCATCAACGTCATTTCATCTTTATATGCTTCCAGAGAGGTTATTTGCATGTACTGTTCATCCAACTTGGCTTTGAGCACTACATGATTGATTTCTAGTTCTTCCTTGGAGAATATCAGGTTATCAATTTCTTCTTCAGAAATCACTGATATATGCTCCAGCTTTTCATTCTCAAGAGCACACTGACTTCTATCCACATGATCAATAGCCACTGCATTTTCAGCTCTTTTCTTGTACTCCTCGAGTTCAGACCTCATGGAACTGTTTGTATCAAGAAGTATCCTGTTTTGAGCAATGGAGGCTTCTAACTCAGAGTTAAGGGAGCTCAGACTTGTCATTAATTTGGTATTCTCTTCAATATAATGCCTTTCATTAGCAAGAAATTCATTAAGCTTATTCTCCGCATGAAGGTGATTGTTGTGAAGCACAGAAAGATGACTATCAGAAGAGTGCAGTTTCTGGTCAAGCTCTTCAATCCTGGACTCATATTGAGCTTTTGAATTTTCAGCTCTTTGCTTGCATGCCTCAAGTTCTGTCCTCAAGGAACTGTTTGTATCAAGAAGTATCCTGTTTTGAGCAATGGAGGCTTCTAAGTCAGACATCAGTGAGCTGAGACTTGTCATTAATTTGGTGTTCTCTTCAATGTAGTGCCTTTCACTAGTAAGACAGTCATTCAGCTTATTCTCCACATCGAGCTGATTGTTGCGAAGCTCAGAAAGGTGGATATCAGAAGAGTGAAGTTTCTGGCCAAGCTCTTCAATCCTGGCCTCGTATTGAGCTTCTGCAAAGGTGAGTCCAACATCGGCAGCTATTGAAATTTCATGCATTTCAGACAACTGAGCTTCCAGAACAGAAATCAAAGAACATTCTTCAGCAGCATCAGATAATCTAGCCATCAGTTTGGTGTTCGCTTCAACTAAATGCCTTTCGCTAGCAAGACATCTGTTAAGCATATTTTCTACACCAAGGTGATTGTCGCGAAGCTCAGACAGACAGCTACCAGAAAACTGAAGTTTTTGATCAAGTTCTTCAATCTTGGTCTCATATTGAGCCTTTGTAAAAGCGAGTACAATATCAGCAGCTATTGAAAATTCAAACATTTCAGATAGCTGGGCTTCCAAAGCAGATATAGAGCAACATTCTTCATGAGCATCATTTAGACATTTCTCAGTATCCAACAAGAGACCACAAACTCTTGATTTCTCTAGCTCTGATTCTGATAACAACTGTTTGAGGTGGACCAGCTCATCCTTCTGGTGATCAAAATTTAGAAACTGACTATACTTTTCATTCAATTGGGCAGTGAGATCCGAAACTGCACTCTCCAACTTATCTCTGTGATTTTTCTCAATGTGCAACTCATCATGTGATGACAGCAAACTGCCTTGCAAACTATTAACCTCCATAGAAAGCTTGAAAGATTCTTCAGTTTTATCCTGCAAGGATGCCAGTAGAGCTTCTTGTTCCTCAGTTAATGCTGCTATAGTCAATTTACACCTCTCCAGTTCGTCGGTTACAGTCTCTAGTGCCATAATTTCCTCCACAAGGTCCTGGTATTTGGAAGAAATTTGCTGGAGCTCCATTTCCAACTGATCAAGATCAATCAATAGTTCTTTGTGCTGCTGTGCATATCTCTCTTCAACTTCTGAGCTAATTTGAAGTTTGTTAGCAACAGCCCCAACTTGCAACTGAAGATTTTGCACCAGGGCATTTGAAACATCCAGTTTATCCACCATACCTAGTAGATCCCGTTCAAATTTCTGTTTCATGATCATATTATCAGAATCCGCTGCTCTTAAAGACATTTGAGCTATATCTCTTTCTTGAACTAGATTATTCTTCTCTTCCATAAGCAGGACAATCTTCTCATATACATTGTGCTGAAGCTCTTCTATTTGATCCACCACAACAGTTAAATCTCTGGATTCCAAATCCTGATAATTATATTCATGACAGAGAGGCAGAGACAGACCTTCATACTTTTCATCATAAGAAGCCAACAGATTCCGCAACTTACCCTGTGAAGAATTTACAATATTCTGCAAACCCTCCTTCGCATATGCCAGCTCGCGCCAGTCATTTCTGACAGCTTTTAACTCTTCTTCCAAAGACGAAAGTCTGTTTTGAAGATTCTtattttctagggtttgtctTTCCAACAAATTTGCTAACTCCAACTTTTCGGCACTGCAGTCTTTATATTTGCTCTCATAGGTCTCATATTCTTTTAGAAGATCTTCCCATTCAGCAATCTTCTGGGCTTGAAGATCAGTTTCTCTTGTAAGATTCTGCAACTCTACTTCCATACTGTGGTTCTTTAGCGTTAAGTCATTGCACTTTGAATTGCAAGTATCTTTGCACTCATTGATGGCAGTCCGAAAATTTTGTTCCAAATTTTGGTTCTTTAGAGTCAAGTCACTGCACTTTGAAGCCCAAATATCCTTGTCCTCATTCAGGCAGTGAATCTCATCCAAGGCAGTCTGTAGCCTCAGTATCAATAACTCCTTTGACTCAGTTGAAAACTCCAGCTGTTGTGTAAGTTCAAGCACCCTCTCTTTCAGCAATCCAAAGTCAGCACTTGCTTCAATCAATGTAACCTCTAGGGTCTTTGAGAAGATGTCTAAATATACGTTCACCAGATGCACTTCGTAAACTTCTTCTTCGACCTTTTGGTATGTTTCCTTCTGCAAGAGGAGAGACCTTCTTAAATCATCTGATAGTATATCCCCGTCTAAATGTTGTCTTTTTACCCCATTGCTTTGTTTTGGATGCTGCTTGTGCTTTTCAGCATGAAAAGTCTCTGTTTCCCGTTTCGGATTCCGAATCATCACCTCACGCCCCTGAAAGCTTGGAAGCACAGAATCTGCAAAAGCCTGCTTAATGAGGTTCTCATTAGTCTCATGCATGGATAGAACCTGAGAAGAAAGCAATTCAAGGTCCTTCTGTAAATGGTCCACCGCAATGGAGTAATTCAAGCGTGCCCTTTTAAGTGCTGCTTCTGCAGTAGAAGCCCTTCTTTCAAGCTCTTTTGTGAGGGCATCCAAATCATGCCTTTCTTTAGAAAATTTTATTATCTCATTGCTCATATCTAGCTGGATTCTCTCCATCTCAGCTTTAGCAGATGAAATTGTGTACAAGCAGGTAGAATGCTCATTTCTGAGACTCTGCAACTCCCCCAACATCTGCCTCTGATTTTCTTCTAATTCATGAATGAGAGCTTCATAGTAGCACTCCATCTGGTCTGCTTTCTTTGCAAGGCTCTCTCGCTCGGCTTTTAATTCATCTAATTCTCTTAAAAGCTCAAACAATTTGCTTTTAATTGCATTTGTAGCATCTAAAGAGTCAAACTCTTGTGACACCAAGCCAGGCATACTTAGGCTATGAAACATACCTTCAGGATAGAAATCTGCATCAAAACTAGTTCCTAGTGCTAATTGCTCATCTTTATGTACATTCATTGCATTTGTCTCCTTTGTGCTTCCCTTGTTCATCCCCAAAATTGCTTGTCCAGTTACTGGCTTTAAATCTTGCAGAGCACCAACCAATGCCTCTAAATCTGAATGAAAGGACCTGAAGTCCCTCTCATGTGCTCCGATGGTTGCTTTAGTTTGAAGCTCTCTTATCTTATCCTCCATATCCCCAAGCCCCTTTAACCACCTGAGCTGTAACTCATGCAAAAAGTCATCCTGGCCTGTCTCAATAGCTTCTCTGCTGGTGAATGGAATTCTTAATCTGGTGTTTTTCCGCTCGTCAAGatcttctttcaattttgaACATTCTGATCTCAGTACAGAAACTTCTTTGGCCAACTGTTTGCCTGAAGATATTTCTGCATCAAGTTGAAGGGAAAACTTTTGTGCTTTGACTCCTATTTCATCAGCTTGGCTTTGTAAAGAGCTTACTTCCTGCTTAAGCTCAAGAATTGATGACTCAGCTTCTTCCAGGCTTCCTCTAAGTCTACTATTCTCCTCGTAGGCATTTGGCAAATCAACATCTCCAGAATAGTCAGAAGCCCAGCTATGAGCCCACTCACTGGTCCCCTGTGCCAAGAAACGTTGATCAGAGGGGTCTCCTTTATCTTTTCGAGGACTCTGACCAAGGGACAGTCCACCCAAATCACCAGAGGTTGTACTCTTAAGGCTGTCAATCTCATGGGTACTCGAGGTATCATGTTTTTCAGCATATAAACTTTCTGAAGTATTGGACGAACCATCAAACCCTACAGTTGAGTCCGGATACTCTTCATTCCTCCCAATGTCCTCTTCAAGGGGAGAGAGTTCTTCTCTGAATCTAACTCTCGCATTGACCTGTATAAGGAAGAGAGTAGCATATGTTAAAGCAGCACAGCAGGAAACCCGCAACAAAGATTATAAGCCCATCCAGAAAAAGAGTCAGATATGATGTAATCCATATGTTTCTCTCACAGATTTTGGGAACTTCGAGCAACATTACATGTACAAGAATCAATTACTTATCACTTTCAGAATATGCGAGAGACCAAGTTATATTTCTCAGAAATGGATCAATGCAGACAATAGAAGTGAATGGTTAGACCCATAAACCCTGCAAGAGTGGCAGCCCTATTTTTCACATCAGCAATATAAAGGACCAAGGAGAGACGTAAAGAATGATTAATCCTTGATGACTATCCATCTCATCACTCACTGTATCTTCAGAAGACGATATTCTTTTAGCAGTGGATACATCATTTCTGCTTTGGTCTGATGTTGTACATAGACCACTCTCTCTGAGCTCCCTCTGCTGCTCAAACTCTCTGAAAGGAATGGAAGTACCAATTAACAACTGGAAGTCTGGAATCACATATGACAAGAGGTTTACATGTTTTCATGCTAACCTGAAACCAGTTTTCGAAGTTAACAGCTGTACAGTTACCTGACATGAAATAAGAAACAAGAAATTTTTTTAACAGGAGTAACATCAGTTAACAGTTGAAGAATAACCAATGGTGTTTACAGGAAGCTAAATGATCAACCGAGAAGCTGttacaaaattaacaaaaataacCAACTAGCTTTCCCAGGATAGCAATATGTCTAATATATTTGAACATATAAGATCCTCACGTGTAAAATTGTTCCAGAATCACATCCCTGGAGGGGAAGTGCAACGGCAGAAGGCTTTGACGCATCTGCATAATCAGCAAGGTTGATATTGGTTTCCCCAAGGACACTAGACCGTGAAGAACCCTGATGTCAGTTAGAATTAGGCAAAAGACAGTGTTAAACTCAGTCTACCACAATAAATGGCTACAGACAAAAAAAGTCTGAATTCTGAATTCTAAAGGAATACTACCATGGTCACCACAAGTTTATAGAGCTTCTCATCAAATTTCTTTGTTTTAGTGTCTTGTAGAAGTCGTGTAGTTTCATAGATGGGATCTCCCCATTTGCATGTTCCATTTCTCACATTTGCTTTGGTTGTCTTTGCAGTCGCCTTTCCAGAATCAGCAGGTATGAAAGATATAAACAGCT containing:
- the LOC126794116 gene encoding COP1-interactive protein 1, with the translated sequence MSRIAKWKLEKTKVKVVFRLQFNATHIPQSGWDKLFISFIPADSGKATAKTTKANVRNGTCKWGDPIYETTRLLQDTKTKKFDEKLYKLVVTMGSSRSSVLGETNINLADYADASKPSAVALPLQGCDSGTILHVTVQLLTSKTGFREFEQQRELRESGLCTTSDQSRNDVSTAKRISSSEDTVNARVRFREELSPLEEDIGRNEEYPDSTVGFDGSSNTSESLYAEKHDTSSTHEIDSLKSTTSGDLGGLSLGQSPRKDKGDPSDQRFLAQGTSEWAHSWASDYSGDVDLPNAYEENSRLRGSLEEAESSILELKQEVSSLQSQADEIGVKAQKFSLQLDAEISSGKQLAKEVSVLRSECSKLKEDLDERKNTRLRIPFTSREAIETGQDDFLHELQLRWLKGLGDMEDKIRELQTKATIGAHERDFRSFHSDLEALVGALQDLKPVTGQAILGMNKGSTKETNAMNVHKDEQLALGTSFDADFYPEGMFHSLSMPGLVSQEFDSLDATNAIKSKLFELLRELDELKAERESLAKKADQMECYYEALIHELEENQRQMLGELQSLRNEHSTCLYTISSAKAEMERIQLDMSNEIIKFSKERHDLDALTKELERRASTAEAALKRARLNYSIAVDHLQKDLELLSSQVLSMHETNENLIKQAFADSVLPSFQGREVMIRNPKRETETFHAEKHKQHPKQSNGVKRQHLDGDILSDDLRRSLLLQKETYQKVEEEVYEVHLVNVYLDIFSKTLEVTLIEASADFGLLKERVLELTQQLEFSTESKELLILRLQTALDEIHCLNEDKDIWASKCSDLTLKNQNLEQNFRTAINECKDTCNSKCNDLTLKNHSMEVELQNLTRETDLQAQKIAEWEDLLKEYETYESKYKDCSAEKLELANLLERQTLENKNLQNRLSSLEEELKAVRNDWRELAYAKEGLQNIVNSSQGKLRNLLASYDEKYEGLSLPLCHEYNYQDLESRDLTVVVDQIEELQHNVYEKIVLLMEEKNNLVQERDIAQMSLRAADSDNMIMKQKFERDLLGMVDKLDVSNALVQNLQLQVGAVANKLQISSEVEERYAQQHKELLIDLDQLEMELQQISSKYQDLVEEIMALETVTDELERCKLTIAALTEEQEALLASLQDKTEESFKLSMEVNSLQGSLLSSHDELHIEKNHRDKLESAVSDLTAQLNEKYSQFLNFDHQKDELVHLKQLLSESELEKSRVCGLLLDTEKCLNDAHEECCSISALEAQLSEMFEFSIAADIVLAFTKAQYETKIEELDQKLQFSGSCLSELRDNHLGVENMLNRCLASERHLVEANTKLMARLSDAAEECSLISVLEAQLSEMHEISIAADVGLTFAEAQYEARIEELGQKLHSSDIHLSELRNNQLDVENKLNDCLTSERHYIEENTKLMTSLSSLMSDLEASIAQNRILLDTNSSLRTELEACKQRAENSKAQYESRIEELDQKLHSSDSHLSVLHNNHLHAENKLNEFLANERHYIEENTKLMTSLSSLNSELEASIAQNRILLDTNSSMRSELEEYKKRAENAVAIDHVDRSQCALENEKLEHISVISEEEIDNLIFSKEELEINHVVLKAKLDEQYMQITSLEAYKDEMTLMHNNECNDLKQRLAQQVVKAEEFKNLSIHFKELKDKSCVECLHMPDKRELEVPLAAMHESLRIAFIKEQYEIKLQELNQQLVISKKHCEEMLWKLQDAINEVDNRKKSEATHVKRNEELGMRILELESELQSLLSERREIMKAYDLMKAEKECSLISLDCCKEEKQELEASLQKCNEEKVQITLELTSAKDLLQSSSPSNQREGNEKLHKEYSISNETAGPECLSSIDEPEKDDILSRGINGIPSALPSKQTDVLNSDMKHLVLANNQFRSQNLRSSMENLNKELERMKHENLLPLDDHHHDSDFPGLQRDLMQLNKVNEELGSIFPLFNKYSCSGNAIERVLALEIELAEALQAKKKSAFQFQSSFLKQHDDEEAVFHSFRDINELIKDMLEVKGRYATVETELKEMHDRYSQLSLQFAEVEGERQKLLMTLKNVRASKKALYLNRSSTTTILDP